A part of Spirochaetota bacterium genomic DNA contains:
- a CDS encoding response regulator, translated as MPVSKTEKVLIVEPNDDLRKTLVATLSEYFARDHIYVSENGVNALWQATDIFPDYVIMNYNKMNVQPDELLRRLKFSLRKFQGIILYASESEEYEKELRRKLSQGGEFEGIIAVNLDDLIDRVQRMFSERSREGRTGG; from the coding sequence ATGCCTGTATCGAAGACGGAAAAAGTATTGATAGTCGAACCCAACGACGATCTGAGAAAGACCCTGGTCGCGACGCTGTCCGAGTATTTCGCGCGCGACCATATATATGTAAGCGAAAACGGCGTCAACGCGCTATGGCAGGCGACGGACATATTTCCGGACTACGTCATCATGAACTACAACAAGATGAACGTTCAGCCGGACGAGCTTCTGCGCCGTCTGAAGTTTTCGCTTCGGAAATTTCAGGGGATCATCCTCTACGCCTCGGAGTCCGAGGAATACGAAAAGGAGCTGCGGAGGAAGCTTTCGCAGGGCGGAGAGTTCGAGGGGATTATCGCCGTCAACCTGGACGATCTCATAGACAGGGTACAGCGGATGTTCAGCGAACGCAGCAGGGAGGGCCGTACGGGCGGCTGA
- a CDS encoding response regulator transcription factor, with translation MNKTKIFLADDHAILREGLRYILGSVTGYEIVGESGDGREALGMIEKLKPDIAIVDISMPGMTGIEIARQVRKYTPSVSIIILSRHDNEEYVNELLKLGVNGYVLKDNAGDDLLRAVAEVSKGNIYLSPRITRKIVTDYLAPGAREAARRPDSQFTALSTREREILKLIAEGRSNAEIASTLWISDKTVKVHRSNMMKKLDLHKVADLVKYAVKSGLVEP, from the coding sequence ATGAATAAAACGAAAATTTTTTTAGCCGACGATCATGCCATTCTGCGCGAGGGGCTCAGGTATATCCTGGGCAGCGTGACCGGTTATGAGATTGTGGGTGAATCCGGAGACGGGCGCGAGGCGCTCGGGATGATCGAAAAGCTGAAGCCCGATATAGCCATCGTCGATATCTCGATGCCGGGCATGACCGGTATCGAGATCGCCCGGCAGGTCAGGAAATACACGCCGTCCGTCAGTATTATCATCCTCTCGCGGCACGATAATGAGGAATACGTGAACGAGCTTTTAAAGCTCGGCGTGAACGGATACGTTCTTAAAGACAACGCCGGCGACGACCTGCTGCGCGCGGTGGCCGAGGTTTCGAAGGGAAATATTTATCTGAGCCCCAGGATAACGCGAAAAATAGTGACGGATTACCTGGCACCGGGTGCGCGGGAGGCCGCGAGGAGGCCCGATTCGCAGTTCACCGCGCTTTCAACGAGGGAGCGGGAGATACTCAAGCTCATAGCCGAGGGCCGGTCCAACGCCGAGATCGCGTCCACGCTCTGGATATCCGACAAGACCGTCAAGGTGCACCGTTCGAATATGATGAAGAAGCTCGACCTCCACAAGGTGGCCGACCTGGTGAAGTACGCGGTGAAAAGCGGGCTCGTGGAGCCCTGA